In one window of Pieris brassicae chromosome 10, ilPieBrab1.1, whole genome shotgun sequence DNA:
- the LOC123715474 gene encoding zinc finger protein 431-like isoform X2 — protein MSICHNGYYESPNTSGTGVTISGANYIQENSFSFEKIPQVCLERINISKYVKSLDPNIETSKNDIPNAENLNKLAEFTRNCSVRLVRNDLKALRDLLFKNLHNLKCDICAKVYTSEKKLKKHKENKHLLVHQEKALKRVSFSEKVIVHEINEYHRCRKCSKIFEQYSTLKVHMRREHKKRKCYICYYCTMKFVDRMFFKVHIKLHCDVCGHFMVNKHKLMEHKHNVCKMVQEYKCKRCEDIYYSFLALQDHMSSHGTAYVCDICKKQFESKCRLAYHIKILHSKCLMDLYTFNLGTYQCNFCHESAVERDIIEKHVLHLTELNKTLSQRKYICDHCLAIFLSETELLKHKLSHYCDLPEKPNYESKIEFKFKVGDPLPDHFKPVIVINRIQIPEKWADESLDYIEIPNGLDVDHKKALIDQKSKKTLFSKYQCTCNGNAWMFYSESDVKISMFLVAFFYNYL, from the exons ATGTCTATATGCCATAATGGATACTACGAAAGTCCGAATACATCAGGGACTGGGGTGACGATTTCAGGCGCCAATTACATTCAAGAAAACTCATTTAGTTTCGAAAAAATACCTCAGGTTTGCCTAGAACGTATCAATATTTCAAAGTATGTAAAGTCACTAGACCCCAATATCGAAACCAGTAAGAATGATATTCCAAATGCTGAAAATCTTAACAAGTTGGCAGAATTCACTAGGAATTGCTCAGTGCGACTTGTTCGCAATGATTTAAAGGCGTTAAGGGacttattgtttaaaaacttgCACAATCTGAAATGTGACATTTGTGCTAAGGTTTATACTAGTgagaaaaagttaaaaaagcataaagaaaataaacatttgcTTGTGCATCAGGAGAAAGCACTGAAGCGAGTCTCATTTTCAGAAAAAGTTATTGTTCATGAAATCAATGAATATCATCGGTGTAGAAAGTGTTCAAAGATATTTGAACAATATTCAACTTTAAAAGTTCATATGAGGCGTGAACACAAAAAGCGTAAGTGCtacatttgttattattgcaCTATGAAATTTGTTGATCGCATGTTCTTTAAAGTACATATTAAACTACATTGTGATGTTTGTGGTCATTTTATGGTGAATAAACACAAATTGATGGAACATAAACATAATGTTTGTAAAATGGTTCAAGAATACAAATGTAAAAGATGTGaggatatatattattcatttctGGCTCTCCAAGATCATATGTCCAGTCATGGGACAGCATATGTTTgtgatatttgtaaaaaacaatttgaaagTAAATGCAGACTTGCAtaccatataaaaatcttacatTCAAAATGCTTGATGgacttatatacatttaatttggGGACATATCAATGTAACTTTTGCCATGAGAGTGCGGTAGAACGagatataatagaaaaacatGTTTTGCATCTtacagaattaaataaaactctatCCCAGAGAAAGTATATCTGTGATCACTGCCTAGCTATATTTTTGTCAGAAactgaattattaaaacataaattgtcTCATTACTGTGATTTACCTGAAAAGCCCAATTATGAATCAAAGAttgaatttaagtttaaagttGGAGACCCATTGCCAGATCACTTTAAGCcagtaattgttataaatagaaTTCAAATTCCTGAAAAATGGGCAGATGAATCACTGGATTATATAGAAATACCAAATGGTTTGGATGTGGATCATAAAAAGGCTCTTATTGatcaaaaatcaaagaaaacacttttttcaaaatatcaaTGCACA TGCAATGGAAATGCTTGGATGTTCTATAGTGAAAGCGACGTAAAGATCTCTATGTTTCTCGTGgcatttttctataattatttataa